A region of Sesamum indicum cultivar Zhongzhi No. 13 unplaced genomic scaffold, S_indicum_v1.0 scaffold00286, whole genome shotgun sequence DNA encodes the following proteins:
- the LOC110011447 gene encoding lysine-specific demethylase JMJ705-like, whose amino-acid sequence MMSLDVLLSAGVPWCSSRICCHFPRAYHSGFSPGYYCGNVADMANTESSSVAREAAIHSAAIRCPPMVSRFQLSYDLAVSLCSRFVFFSYV is encoded by the exons ATGATGTCCCTGGATGTGCTTCTTAGTGCTGGTGTTCCGTGGTGCAG CTCGAGAATTTGTTGTCACTTCCCAAGAGCTTATCACTCGGGGTTCAGTCCTG gatATTATTGCGGAAATGTTGCTGATATGGCTAATACTGAATCGTCGAGTGTTGCAAGAGAAGCTGCAATACATAGTGCAGCTATTAGGTGTCCTCCAATGGTGTCTCGCTTCCAGTTATCATATGATCTTGCAGTCTCGTTATGTTCtaggtttgttttcttttcttatgtgTGA